The following proteins are encoded in a genomic region of Patescibacteria group bacterium:
- a CDS encoding insulinase family protein, whose protein sequence is MYQKTVLKNGLRIITVPDKNTQAVTVLFLVKTGSKNETKETNGISHFLEHMLFKGTKKRPTSTDVAESLDKVGGSYNAFTSEEYTGYFAKVEASHFDLALDWVADIYLNSILPEKEMRKEKGVIVEEINMYHDNPMAHIVNLWKKLLYGDQPAGWSVAGEKSSVRGITRQELLSYWRTHYTTLNSLVCIAGNFDTPEAKKKIREYFSKLSKGKIRPKPKVIESQKKPNSLIYFKKTDQTHLCLGVRAYNLFHPKRYAMELLAIMLGGMMSSRLFIEVREKLGLAYYIVTLPESDPNTGFLLTRAGVDNKNVDKAIRAILGEYKNMKEKTVSKAELQKAKDYIKGKMALSLEASDALASFYGAQELLQNKILSQKQIFKEIDKIKPEDILEVAQDIFQPEKLNLALLGPFKDKKIFENLLKEF, encoded by the coding sequence ATGTATCAGAAAACAGTTTTAAAAAACGGATTAAGAATAATTACTGTGCCGGATAAAAACACTCAAGCAGTGACGGTTTTGTTTTTGGTAAAAACAGGAAGCAAAAATGAAACAAAAGAGACAAATGGCATCTCTCATTTTTTAGAGCATATGCTTTTTAAGGGCACAAAAAAACGCCCTACTTCCACAGATGTCGCTGAATCGCTGGACAAGGTGGGCGGGAGTTACAACGCTTTTACGAGCGAAGAATACACAGGGTATTTCGCTAAAGTGGAGGCGTCTCATTTTGATTTGGCGCTGGATTGGGTGGCAGACATTTATTTAAATTCTATTTTGCCTGAAAAAGAAATGAGAAAAGAGAAAGGAGTGATTGTAGAGGAAATCAATATGTATCATGATAATCCAATGGCGCATATCGTGAACCTCTGGAAGAAATTGCTTTATGGAGACCAGCCAGCTGGATGGAGCGTGGCAGGAGAAAAATCAAGCGTAAGAGGAATTACCAGACAAGAACTATTATCTTATTGGAGAACCCATTATACTACTTTAAATTCATTGGTCTGTATAGCTGGGAATTTTGACACACCGGAAGCAAAGAAAAAAATAAGGGAATATTTTTCTAAATTATCAAAAGGCAAAATCCGCCCCAAGCCGAAAGTAATTGAAAGCCAGAAAAAACCGAATTCATTGATTTATTTTAAAAAGACCGACCAAACGCACCTTTGCCTTGGAGTCAGAGCGTATAACTTATTTCATCCAAAAAGATATGCTATGGAATTATTAGCTATAATGTTGGGAGGGATGATGAGCTCCCGCTTGTTTATAGAAGTGCGGGAAAAACTTGGACTCGCTTATTATATTGTCACCTTGCCAGAGAGCGACCCAAACACAGGATTCCTTTTAACAAGAGCAGGAGTGGATAATAAAAATGTTGATAAGGCAATCAGGGCGATTCTGGGGGAATATAAGAATATGAAAGAAAAAACCGTGTCAAAAGCAGAGCTCCAGAAAGCCAAGGATTATATCAAGGGCAAGATGGCGCTTTCATTGGAAGCGTCTGACGCATTAGCTTCTTTTTATGGAGCACAGGAGCTTTTACAAAATAAAATTTTGAGCCAAAAGCAAATTTTTAAAGAGATTGATAAAATTAAACCAGAGGATATATTAGAAGTCGCTCAAGATATTTTTCAGCCCGAGAAATTAAACCTTGCCTTGCTCGGTCCGTTTAAAGACAAAAAGATATTTGAAAACTTACTAAAAGAGTTCTAA
- a CDS encoding phosphatase PAP2 family protein produces MSLDLNIFFFLNGLTDKSRVFDIIVIFFAQYIQYFLVVLFFIFLFYCLKNKQEKIRAFLTTIVSIIVSRVCITGLIRLFYHRPRPFIFNSIHQLIFSNGYSFPSGHSAFFFAMATAIYFYNKKLGITFFIAAIFMNMSRVISGVHYPSDIVGGMIIGIISALFVRFFTEKRFNKKLEIH; encoded by the coding sequence ATGTCGTTGGATTTAAATATATTTTTTTTCTTAAATGGGTTGACGGACAAATCGCGTGTTTTTGATATTATTGTTATTTTTTTCGCCCAATATATCCAATATTTTTTAGTTGTTTTATTTTTCATTTTTCTTTTTTATTGCTTGAAAAATAAGCAGGAAAAAATTCGTGCTTTTTTGACAACTATTGTCTCCATTATTGTATCTCGTGTCTGTATCACAGGACTTATTCGTCTTTTTTATCATCGTCCAAGGCCGTTCATTTTTAATAGTATTCATCAATTGATATTTTCTAACGGATATTCTTTTCCCTCTGGGCATTCGGCATTTTTTTTCGCAATGGCAACAGCGATTTATTTTTACAATAAAAAATTGGGTATAACTTTTTTTATTGCAGCGATATTTATGAATATGAGCCGTGTTATCTCTGGGGTTCACTATCCTTCTGACATTGTGGGTGGAATGATTATAGGCATAATATCCGCGTTATTTGTGCGTTTTTTCACAGAAAAAAGATTTAATAAAAAATTAGAGATTCATTAA